The Nostoc cf. commune SO-36 genomic sequence GCGTGAAGGATTAGCCCAAATTGAACTTGCATCCGAGAAACAAATTTTGTTACCACCTAACCTTTACTTTATTGGTACGGTCAATGTAGACGAAACTACTCACAATTTTGCTGACAAAGTTTATGATAGAGCGCAAATGATAGAACTTGAGGTTTGTCGTAATGATTTATTTGAGCATTTGGGTGAAGTTGACTATCGTGAAATTTTAATGGAAGTTTGGGATAATCTGCACCTAGTAACCCCATTTGCTTTTCGTGTTTTAGATGAAATCAATAACTATGTGAATGAAGCTAAAGTTTTAGGTATATCTTGGGAAGAAGCTTTAGATGAACAACTGTTACAGAAGATTTTGCCCAAACTAAAAGGTGCTGATGATAGGGTAGGAGAAGCCCTTAAGACATTTGTTGATATTGCTGCTAAAAATAAACTTAATCTAAGTCACGCTAAAGCTAGCAAAATGCTAAAAACATTTGAACAACATGGATTTACTTCCTACTTCTAAACTGAGTTTTCTTAGCCGCGAAGGCGAGATTATAGATGCTCCAAGTGAGTGGCAACCTGCTTGGTTGGAAGTTCATGTACCTCAAGAAAAATTACAACAAATACGGCTTTGGCTTCAAGATAAAAAACTCCCACTCTTGGTAATGGATTTGAGTGGAAAGTTTCGAGTTCTAGCTGAGTGGCCTCGCTCAAACCCTGGCTACTACCGACTACGACTTGAGTACCAAAATGAGATTGAGGAACAGACAATTGCGGTTTGGCCTCAGAAAATTAATCGTGAAGCTTTTGCTCAGATGCTAGAGGATCTCGATTCTCGTCTGCCAACCTCAGTAGCGATAGGCTTACAGCGTACCGGGGCTTTAGCTGGTCTGAAATTACCACAACTAGGTGAAACTACTTTAGCTCAGGAACTACTTCGCTTACGTCGAGCTATTAATGGCACAGGCAAAAGATTAGGGCTGAGTGAGATTTTGAGCCAACTTGCTCGCAATCCTCATCAAATCCTCAAAACTAATGAAATTTGGGTTCGGCAAGATCAAGTCCGCAGACCTCCTCTTGGTGGGCTAGTTCAAGCTTTTTTTCGAGGGCATAACTTGGATGTGAGTGGAAGACCGATTCGCCTACCGGATGTCCGAGTTGAGCATACTGTTGATGTTTATGAGAACCAGTTGGTTAGGTTATTTTTTGAGCTTGTCAATCAGAGACTTAGACGAGTTCGGCAAGCTTTTGAAGCTGACCCTAAAGGTAAGCCTTTGGAAGAGATTAAGTCTCTGTTTTACCAATTAAAAAAGGCTCGTCAACAAGCAGCTTTTCTAGATGAGGTGAGCCAGCCTAAATATTTGCCCAATCAAATTACGATGGTTTTGTTAAACCGTCCACTTTACCACGCTGCTTTGGAAGGCTATCTAGAATTTATCAGAAGTCCTGCTGTGCATTTGGATGATTCAGACCTTGATGCACCTTTGGAGAATCTCTACAAACTTTACCAAATTTGGGGAACTTTGTGGATAATTGCAACGCTATTGGAAGTAGCTATAGATAAAGGATACAAAGTTGAAACCCAGTGTTTAGTTGCTAGAGATAAAACGGGAGTCTACGTCAGAATTTTACCTAATGGACAACCAGCATTAGTTTTAATTCACCCGCAACACAAGACAAAAATTAAGTTAATTCCTGAACGAAGCTATGGCAAAGATGGAGAACTGCAAAGCGCCAGCGTTACATTGCGCCCTGATATAGCAGTAGAGATCAGACTAGCTAATGGCTCTAAGAATGTCTATTTATTTGATCCCAAGTACAAACTTGAGGGTGAGTCACTGGAAAACACAAGCAATGAAGGAAAGCCTAAAAGTGTTGATATTCAGAAGATGCACACTTACCATGATGCTATCCAAAACAGAGAAGGTAGGCAAGTAGTCAGCTATGCTGCGATTATTTACCCTGGTTCCTACGCATCTTATTCCAACGCAGAAATTGAGGCTCTTCCAGCTTATCCTGGGGCTGAAAGTATCCTACAGGAGCATCTGCGTCGCGTGCTAAATAAAGCCCTTGAAGTTTCCTGACAATAAACCATCTGGACTTCTGATGTCGGACTTGACGAATCCGGTAAATGGCATTCATGGCTTTCTTTTACCATCACTGTGATCGCTTAATATCCCCAGTGAAAGTTTGTTATGTTTGCCTTAACTAAGCATTTCTTCTCTCTGTGTCCTCTGCGTCTCTGCGGTTCGTTAAAAAAAATAAAGAATTTTACTTTTAGCCTTAACCCAAGCGTATACCCTCAGAACCCACACCAATAATTAATAAAGGGGACAGATGACATTCGCTTGCTGCGAAGCATCCATCCCCGAATAGCTGCCCAGATCATGAACCTGGAATCTATAGTCCGGTATCTAATAATCACAGTATCGTCCGAGATATGTAGATTGTCACTGGGATAGATACTGATTTACGAAATACTTACGAAAAGATTGTTACACAATTACTCTTGTTCACCCTTAATTCCGCCTCCCATAGCCAACAGCGCCGTTCCATAAGCTGCTTCTGTGTACACTGACGCGACTACAGGAACCTGCAAATAACGTGCCCTAATCGCAGTCCAAGTTTCATTCGCCGCACCACCGCCAGCAGTATAAACACGGCTCAATTTGTCTGCGCCCATTTGCTGTAATAATTCATACCCTCGCGCTTCTATGCGGGCAATACTTTCTAACAACCCATGCAAAAATTCGACTGGGTTATCTGGGCGTGGTGACAAACGTGGGGGTAGATTGGGATCATTAATCGGAAAGCGATCGCCTACCTTCAATAACGGATAATAGTCTAACTCGCTGGCAATTGAAGCATCAATCTCCCAGCTAAGGCTTTCTAACTCCGCGTTTGTGAAAAATTGCTTGAGTACAGCACCTCCAGTATTAGAAGCACCACCAGTCAGCCACAAATCCCCCAACCGATGGCTGTAAATTCCATATCTGGCATCTTCTTGCCGGGTGCGACTTAACAACTTCAATACCAACGTTGAACCAAGGGAAGTCACGGCTTCACCAGGTAATTTTGCTCCACTGGCGAGAAAAGCGGCAATACTATCAGTTGTACCTGCACATACCAGACAATCACGGCGTAAACCAAATTTATCCGCAATTTCAGGACGCAATTGGGCAATGGGAGTACCAGGAGGCAAAACTTTGGGTAGCTGAATCGGTATTTGCAAATTTTCTAGCCATTCTGGGTATTTCAACTCTTCTACGTCATAACCCAGCTTTAAAGCATTGTGGTAATCGCTAATCCCCAGCTGTCCATGTAGGAGAAACGCCAGCCAATCTGCTTGATGTAGGAAATATCTGGCTTCACTAAAAGAGGGTTGTTGCATCATCCACAAGAGTTTGGCTAGGCTGGAGGTGGCACTCAACACGGTATGATTAGGGGGTGCTATATTCCTCAAATGCTCTAACACCAATGATCCCCGTGCATCGTTGTACAGCAATGGTGTATCTACAGGATTGCCAACAGCATCGACCAGCAAGACAGTGGAAGAAGTACCATTAATTGCGATCGCTTTAATTTCTCGCCGCAATTGGTTAGGTATTTGTTCCACCAGCATAAACAAAGCCTCTTGCCAAATTTTGGGCGTAACGGCGGCTGGTGAGTCCTGGAAGGGATATCGCACCTGTGCCTGAATACAAGAGGCTTCCTCGTCAATCACTACACCGCGTGCGCCAGATGTGCCGAAGTCGATGCCCAAATACAAATTCATAATTTTTATAAATTTTTTTAATAGAGAATAAATAAGAACTACTGACTAATAACTGCTTTTGTTGCATCTTGTAACAAGATATTCCCCAATCTTGGCAAAACAAGGAAAAGTAGTAAACGAACTGTTCAAAATCTATTCAGTTTAGGAGGTTTTCAGCCATGCCTATCTTAGATACTCTGTACATCGCTCAGATATCTTCCATCTCAGATACTCAAGTCTACATCGCTCTAGTTGTGGCCTTGATCCCAGGAGTTCTAGCTTGGCGATTAGCCACAGAACTTTACAAATAAGCCTTCGATGTGACACAGTTAAAAAGCTAAATAATCCTGGCAGTACGGGGTGCAATTTCCAGATATGGTGTAAAGCCATAAGTAGCTAGAAACCTTGCACTTACGTAAGCCAGGTTATTTTTTAACTGGTACAACACTTGTAGCTATTTCAAAAAAATGAAGTAATATGACAGCTAAATCAAGCAGTAATTAGCGCCAGAGGGCTTTTACAGTGCTTCCCTTCACTAAGCGAGGTTATCTTTTAGCATCATGAACGCGATTCAACCCTCCAGACCACCGTTACAACCTATACAAAAACGCCGGGTCATTTCTCGACCAAAGCGGCATCTTCGTCAACGTTCTTACCAGGTGATGGCACTGGAAAGCACAGTCAAAATAGCGGTTAATGTTGTGATTACAGCTGTTGCAGCGTCTGCGTTAGCACAACTTTTGCCTTATCATTGGTTACAGCAAGCAAAGTTGCGAGAAATTAGTACCGAAGTCAAGCTGATGGAAGGACATGTCAATAGTTTGCAAACGCAATTTAGCCGTAATTTCGATCCTCAGCAAACTAAAAGTATTATGCAAGAGCAAGGATACCGATTTGATCCTAGTCAGCGTCAGGTCGTGTTGGTAAATCCGGATCGCCGAGAAGATGAACAAACACAATCCTCACCCTAAAAAAAAATAACGAATTTAGGATTATTTAGGTTTCTGGTAATTCTGGCTACGTATAAACCGGGTGTTATTTATATTATTGCTAATAAATAGTGGTTAATCACTAATTTTTGAATAGCTATATAGTTATCATTCATTAGTCATTAGCGATACAGCGTCACTAAACTCTAATTCAAAATTTAATCAATTATTTTGAATTTTGAATCCACTAGAAGGATTAATCTACCAATTAAGACGCTGATTCAGATAGCAACTCGTTTAGCCAATTTTCGAGTTGTAAACGTAAGTGACAACAAGTAATATCCTTGCTGTTGTCGATAGAAGGCAGTTGAGTGAGGGCGCGACGATAATCAGCGATCGCACAATTCCAGTCGCCCCAAAGATGGTAAGTCCTGCCGCGTTCAGCCCAGATATGACCTTCTAGCTGACCGAAAAGCTGTGCTACCTCAAAATTCTCAATTGCCTCCTCATATTGCCCCAAATCGCGCCAGGTAATGCCTCGGTTAATCCATGCCCGGACATGGCGAGGATTGAAATTAATCGCTTGATCGTAGTCGGCAAGTGCTGCTGCTAATTCTCCACAAGCTGCGTAGTAATTTGCGCGGTTATTATAAGCACTAGCTAAATAGGGATTAAGTTTGAGGGCGGTGTTATAGTCAGAAAGCGCTTTTTGCGTTTTGCCACCTTGGAAATAAATTAGCCCCCGGTTATTGTAATCAACGGCATTATGGGGATGGCGGTAGATTAGTTGGGTTAAAAGTGCGATCGCCTCAGTATATTCTCCTTGTTGAGCCAACCTCAAAGCATAAGAGCGTAAGTGGCTATCCTCTAAAGTAGATTCGCTGCGATCGCTTGTTCTCCGCTCTTGAACTTTTTTTGTAGTATTTAGAACATATTTGTATTGGTTACTTTGCTGGTCATCGTCAGCTAAAAATGAGTAAGTATTCATCTTTCCCTGCCTGAAATCCCTGCTTTGTGAAATAAAAGTCTAATTTTTTACTGATGGTGGTTTTACCACTGTGTCTATTCTCAAGGTATTTATGGTTACTTTAAAGCCATCTTAAGGCTGAATTTAAACTACTCACACCAGTAGAAATCTACCCCTTAGAAACAATTGCTCCTCAAGCCTAATCATGGATACTTGCTCTCGAAGGTGAATTCCAGAAATAGCAGACGTTAAATCTCAAAGACTAGTCAGCACAATTCGCAATTCGCAATTCGCAATTCGCAATTAATGCCCCCGGATAAATCCTGGGGCTTGAACCCTGCATTGTTTAAAACTTATCTATCCATAAATGAATTTAGGGGCTTGTACCATCAAGGAAGAATTGGTCAAGTAGTGAGAGCAGCAAATTGGTAGAATGCCAACAAGCCGTTCGTTAAATAAGGGACTGGGAACTGCGGAGAATTCACTTCCTCCTTTAACTCAATGCCTAATCCCTAGTCTCTAGTCCCTAGATTCAATTTTTAAGTTTTGAGAAATTTTCTGATGACAACTGCAATTTCTTATCCCAATGCCCCTGATTTAGCAACCGATGATTACATTGTGATCGGCTTGGCAACCTGCTTCGTCAAAGAAGATGGAGAAGTTTATCAAATCGAAGTTATAGAACCAATTCCCTCTGCGGCTTTAGAAGCGCTGTTAAAGGGCATTCCTACCTCCTATAAGCTGGCTCATGCCACAACTTTGGGATCTGTGTTAGATGGCGATTCACAACCGTTGCCAGATGGCTTCCCAGAGTCGGCTCAGTTTGGCGAAGAATTTGTACCACGAGCATTTGCAGCAGCTCGTACCTATAAGCGTCGTGAATCTGCAAAATCCCTGATTCCCTTGGGCACAAACTACGCTGAATTTAAGTATTCTATTGAGCGCAAGCGGGTATTAAATGCCGCTAGAGTTGTCACGAAAGAAGATAACGTTAAACAACACTCTCATACTCACAAAGTTCTTTAAGTCATTAGTCATTATGCTCAAACTTTACGGTGGCGCTCGTAGTCGAGCGTCAATTGTTCAATGGTATTTAGAGGAAATAAAAGTTCCTTACGAATTCATCAAGCTGGATATGCAGGCTGGTGAACATCTCAAACCTGAGTATTTGGCAATTAACCCAGTTGGTAAAGTTCCGGCAATTGTTGACGGGGATTTTAAACTTTGGGAATCTGGGGCAATTTTGCTGTATCTTACCGATAAGTATGGTAAAACTGCTCTTTCACCAGAGGAACGTGCTGTATTTTCCCAATGGACGTTGTTTGGCAATTCTACCCTCGCTACAGGGATTTTTGTGGAAGCAAATCGGGAGCGAGAAATGCCCCGCTTGCTGACTTTCTTAAATGAGATTCTCGAAAAGCAACCTTTTCTGTTGGGTAACGAATTCACTGTTGTGGATGTGGCAGTGGGGTCTATTCTGAGTTACATTCCCATCATGCTGAAGCTAGACCTCAGCCCCTACCCGGCGGTGTTGAACTATATCAAGCAGTTATCTGAGCGTCCAGCATTTCAAAAAAGTATTGGCGGAGGGGCTTAAAATAATTCGTAATTCGTAATTCGTAATTGAATTCTTAACTACGAATTACGAATCTGTTAACGATAATTTGTAAATTGCAAAGCCACGGGGTAGTCTTCTTGTTTTAGTCGCTGCATGACAACTTGTAAGTCATCTTTAGATTTGGCAGAAACCCGCACAGCATCACCTTGAATTGAAGCTTGTACTTTTTTGAATTCGTCTCGAATCAATTTGGAAATTTGTTTAGCAATTTCTTGACTAATGCCTTTTT encodes the following:
- a CDS encoding DUF2357 domain-containing protein, with translation MDLLPTSKLSFLSREGEIIDAPSEWQPAWLEVHVPQEKLQQIRLWLQDKKLPLLVMDLSGKFRVLAEWPRSNPGYYRLRLEYQNEIEEQTIAVWPQKINREAFAQMLEDLDSRLPTSVAIGLQRTGALAGLKLPQLGETTLAQELLRLRRAINGTGKRLGLSEILSQLARNPHQILKTNEIWVRQDQVRRPPLGGLVQAFFRGHNLDVSGRPIRLPDVRVEHTVDVYENQLVRLFFELVNQRLRRVRQAFEADPKGKPLEEIKSLFYQLKKARQQAAFLDEVSQPKYLPNQITMVLLNRPLYHAALEGYLEFIRSPAVHLDDSDLDAPLENLYKLYQIWGTLWIIATLLEVAIDKGYKVETQCLVARDKTGVYVRILPNGQPALVLIHPQHKTKIKLIPERSYGKDGELQSASVTLRPDIAVEIRLANGSKNVYLFDPKYKLEGESLENTSNEGKPKSVDIQKMHTYHDAIQNREGRQVVSYAAIIYPGSYASYSNAEIEALPAYPGAESILQEHLRRVLNKALEVS
- a CDS encoding FGGY-family carbohydrate kinase; translated protein: MNLYLGIDFGTSGARGVVIDEEASCIQAQVRYPFQDSPAAVTPKIWQEALFMLVEQIPNQLRREIKAIAINGTSSTVLLVDAVGNPVDTPLLYNDARGSLVLEHLRNIAPPNHTVLSATSSLAKLLWMMQQPSFSEARYFLHQADWLAFLLHGQLGISDYHNALKLGYDVEELKYPEWLENLQIPIQLPKVLPPGTPIAQLRPEIADKFGLRRDCLVCAGTTDSIAAFLASGAKLPGEAVTSLGSTLVLKLLSRTRQEDARYGIYSHRLGDLWLTGGASNTGGAVLKQFFTNAELESLSWEIDASIASELDYYPLLKVGDRFPINDPNLPPRLSPRPDNPVEFLHGLLESIARIEARGYELLQQMGADKLSRVYTAGGGAANETWTAIRARYLQVPVVASVYTEAAYGTALLAMGGGIKGEQE
- the psaM gene encoding photosystem I reaction center subunit XII codes for the protein MSDTQVYIALVVALIPGVLAWRLATELYK
- a CDS encoding slr1601 family putative cell division protein, producing MNAIQPSRPPLQPIQKRRVISRPKRHLRQRSYQVMALESTVKIAVNVVITAVAASALAQLLPYHWLQQAKLREISTEVKLMEGHVNSLQTQFSRNFDPQQTKSIMQEQGYRFDPSQRQVVLVNPDRREDEQTQSSP
- a CDS encoding tetratricopeptide repeat protein, which gives rise to MNTYSFLADDDQQSNQYKYVLNTTKKVQERRTSDRSESTLEDSHLRSYALRLAQQGEYTEAIALLTQLIYRHPHNAVDYNNRGLIYFQGGKTQKALSDYNTALKLNPYLASAYNNRANYYAACGELAAALADYDQAINFNPRHVRAWINRGITWRDLGQYEEAIENFEVAQLFGQLEGHIWAERGRTYHLWGDWNCAIADYRRALTQLPSIDNSKDITCCHLRLQLENWLNELLSESAS
- a CDS encoding glutathione S-transferase family protein, whose product is MLKLYGGARSRASIVQWYLEEIKVPYEFIKLDMQAGEHLKPEYLAINPVGKVPAIVDGDFKLWESGAILLYLTDKYGKTALSPEERAVFSQWTLFGNSTLATGIFVEANREREMPRLLTFLNEILEKQPFLLGNEFTVVDVAVGSILSYIPIMLKLDLSPYPAVLNYIKQLSERPAFQKSIGGGA